A single region of the Deltaproteobacteria bacterium genome encodes:
- a CDS encoding phosphoribosylformylglycinamidine synthase subunit PurQ translates to MRARPRAIVITGNGTNCEREAAAACSLGGFDARIVHISDLLSGEVTLKEFHFLNLTGGFLDGDDLGSAKVQVNRLRYAKVARGENRISDQINRFIERNRPILGVCNGFQLMVKMGLLPEPGGGTGQVATLTSNDSGRFEDRWVNLVVDGKSPCIFTRGIRSLTLPVRHGEGKFVVGALTVLERMEGEHLLTVKYADASGRPTQAYPENPNGSMGAVAGFCSPSGILFGLMPHPEAYLHRVNHPRWTREKLPEEGAGVAFFRNAFQYVAQAL, encoded by the coding sequence ATGAGGGCGCGGCCCAGGGCCATCGTTATTACCGGCAACGGGACGAACTGTGAAAGGGAGGCGGCGGCGGCCTGCAGTTTGGGGGGATTCGATGCCCGTATTGTACATATTTCGGACCTTCTGTCGGGGGAAGTCACCCTCAAGGAATTTCATTTCCTGAACCTGACGGGAGGATTTCTTGATGGTGATGACCTCGGATCCGCCAAGGTCCAGGTAAACCGTCTTCGCTACGCAAAGGTCGCGAGAGGGGAAAACAGGATTTCCGACCAGATCAACCGTTTCATTGAGAGGAATCGTCCCATTCTAGGGGTCTGCAACGGTTTTCAGCTCATGGTGAAAATGGGGCTGCTGCCGGAGCCGGGCGGCGGAACCGGGCAGGTGGCAACTTTGACCTCCAACGACTCGGGCCGCTTCGAGGACCGCTGGGTCAACCTTGTAGTGGATGGAAAATCACCGTGCATCTTCACCCGGGGGATCCGAAGTTTGACCCTTCCGGTCCGGCATGGAGAGGGAAAATTCGTTGTCGGTGCCCTCACTGTGCTGGAAAGAATGGAGGGCGAACATTTACTGACGGTAAAGTACGCCGATGCATCGGGACGACCAACCCAGGCCTACCCTGAAAACCCCAACGGGTCCATGGGGGCCGTAGCCGGATTTTGCTCCCCATCAGGAATTCTCTTCGGGCTGATGCCCCATCCCGAGGCATATCTGCACCGTGTGAACCATCCGCGGTGGACACGTGAGAAACTGCCTGAGGAGGGCGCCGGAGTTGCATTTTTCCGGAACGCATTCCAATATGTCGCACAGGCCCTGTGA
- a CDS encoding amidophosphoribosyltransferase, with protein MLPYNDKFQDECGVFGVWGHTEAANLTYLGLYALQHRGQECAGIASTDGMKIFRHGEMGLVNDIFTPPVLEKLPGDVAIGHNRYSTSGESLPENIQPIAVTYSRGGIAVVHNGNLVNAPQLKRDLEENGAIFQSSSDTEVLIHLVARSKAAHVMDRVIEALYQIRGAYSLLFLTEKRIMAIRDPRGFRPLCLGRLGDAYVFSSESCALDLIEAEFIRDIEPGELVTVDDSGINSFFPFPKMKAAPCIFEYIYFARPDSTLDGKNVYLVRKKLGRLLAKEAPVKADVVIPVPDSGVPAAVGFSKGMGIPIEMGLIRNHYIGRTFIEPTQSIRHFGVKLKLNTCREAVMGKRVVLIDDSIVRGTTSRKIVKMVRDAGAAEVHVRISSPPTVSPCYYGVDTPTHSELIASSHTVEEIRKYITADSLGYLSMEGMLEAVGWDGPMDKASFCRACFSGDYPVSFTREDTSQMSLWAPKISNV; from the coding sequence ATGTTACCTTATAACGACAAGTTCCAGGATGAGTGCGGTGTTTTCGGGGTGTGGGGGCACACAGAGGCGGCCAATCTGACCTATCTCGGGCTTTACGCCCTTCAGCATCGAGGTCAGGAGTGCGCCGGTATCGCCAGCACCGATGGGATGAAAATCTTCCGGCACGGGGAAATGGGCCTGGTGAACGACATATTCACGCCCCCCGTGCTGGAAAAATTGCCTGGTGATGTGGCCATCGGCCATAATCGATACTCCACCAGCGGCGAGAGCCTCCCCGAGAACATCCAGCCCATAGCGGTTACCTATTCCCGTGGAGGGATTGCCGTGGTCCATAACGGGAACCTTGTCAACGCCCCTCAGCTGAAAAGGGATCTGGAGGAAAACGGGGCGATCTTCCAGTCATCCTCCGACACGGAGGTCCTGATCCATCTTGTCGCGCGATCCAAAGCAGCCCATGTAATGGACCGGGTGATCGAGGCTCTCTATCAGATCAGGGGTGCCTACTCCCTTCTTTTCCTGACTGAAAAACGGATCATGGCGATCAGGGATCCCCGAGGGTTTCGACCCCTCTGCCTTGGGAGGTTGGGGGATGCCTATGTTTTTAGTTCGGAGTCCTGTGCCCTGGATCTCATCGAAGCCGAGTTCATTCGTGATATTGAACCCGGCGAACTGGTGACTGTTGACGACAGCGGCATCAACTCCTTTTTTCCTTTCCCGAAGATGAAAGCGGCCCCGTGTATTTTCGAGTATATCTACTTTGCCCGTCCCGACAGTACGCTGGATGGGAAAAACGTCTACCTCGTGAGGAAAAAACTCGGACGCCTCCTGGCCAAGGAAGCCCCGGTCAAGGCCGACGTGGTCATACCGGTGCCGGACTCGGGAGTTCCGGCGGCGGTCGGTTTTTCCAAGGGCATGGGTATCCCCATCGAGATGGGCCTTATACGCAACCATTACATCGGAAGGACCTTCATCGAACCGACCCAGTCTATCCGTCATTTCGGGGTCAAGCTCAAGTTGAATACCTGCAGGGAAGCGGTCATGGGCAAAAGAGTCGTACTTATCGATGACTCCATCGTCAGGGGAACGACCAGCCGTAAAATTGTCAAGATGGTGAGGGACGCCGGTGCGGCGGAGGTCCATGTCCGGATCAGCTCACCTCCCACAGTCAGTCCATGCTATTACGGTGTTGACACCCCCACCCACAGTGAACTCATCGCCTCGAGCCACACTGTGGAGGAGATCCGGAAATACATAACAGCCGACTCCCTCGGCTACCTGAGTATGGAGGGGATGCTGGAGGCTGTCGGGTGGGATGGACCCATGGACAAGGCATCTTTCTGCCGCGCCTGTTTCTCGGGTGATTATCCCGTTTCATTTACCCGTGAGGACACATCCCAGATGTCCCTTTGGGCGCCGAAAATAAGCAATGTCTGA